The genomic segment CTCTTTAAACCCGGTATATATTAGATGTTGTAAAGgatttttacaattttcttGTTCCCAACTTGGATCACAAAGCGTATGGACCCTTTCCCTTCTATATCAATCCTAGAATCATCTCCAAATCGTACCTTTCCTGTGATAGTCTCATTAAGTTCACAGAAAAACGATCGATTTCCACTCATATAGTTGCTTGCACCATTATCATGATACCACACGTTAGTTCCATCGCAATCAGATTCAAAGTTGCTTGGTTTTACCTTTTTCTCATTAAGATACACTACCTCGTGCATCATCAATCCTTTAGCTTCGTGCGTCTCTTCGTCTTTCTTTTCAATTGTCTCATGAAGTTTAAGCAATCTGTCTGGACAGTTCGATGCATAGTGACCGAGCTTGTCACACCGATAACACGTTATCATAGAGTTATCTCTGTCTTGACCTCGTCCTTGGTAATATCCAGATCGACCGCAACCTCTTCCTCTCCACGCATAGCGACCACCTCggcctcttcctctgtttcctccaTAACTTGCGTGGAAGGTAGATTGTGTATCGGTATTAGCATACATCAGTTTGTTATGTTCTTcctattgttcttcatcttcttcccctATTCTTTCTTCATATGTTTTCAGCCTGCCAACAATATCCTCGAAAGTAGTCGTCTTCAGGTCGAGAACTTGTTCAAGGGCTGCAACAATATGTATGTATTTCTTTCTTGGTATACTTTTCAAGAATTTCTTAAAGCTTTGATTCTTCAATTGTCTCTCCAAGAGATgctgattttaataaatttgctGATAGACTTCCTACAAAGGAATTGATTGTATCAGTTTCTTTCATCTTAAGTCGATCAAATTCTGCCATCAGGGTTTGCAACCGAGCCTCTTTTACTCTCTCTGCTCCAACATGTCTCGCTTTTATTGCATCCCACACTGCTTTTGCTGTGTCAAGGTCTCCGATTTGGAGGGTTAAGTCTTCTGGTATTGATTGAAACAGCAGGGCTATGGCCATGTCGTTCTTGTCGACATTTTTCACTCTGTCTTCTATGGTCTCCCAAACTTTATTCACCTTGAGAGTAATTCTCATACGCATGGCCCAGACGGTATAATTAGAAGAACTCAGCATCGGACACTTTATCGAAGAAGGTCCTCCTTCTTTGGATTGAAAGTCAACAACTTCAAGCTTTGATTCGCTCATCGTGGCTGAACAAAGCCCTGATATATACCAAATAAAGACTAAGAacacaaagataaaaataactctcttctctttattgcttaagaaaaataactcaaaaacttaaGCTCTCTCAAATATCATAAGGCTTACCACACCTTGGtagctctatatatataaaatctcaaAGCCACTTTTCCAAAACCAATTAgaaaatataacttatttagataactcctataACTCTAACATGTATATTTGAATATCTCCCAAATAACTTAGCTTGGGTTTTAAGCTActtcaagcttactccaacaGTTTCGTTCACATGGAAATGGATAAGTCCCTCAGGAAACACAAATATATCACCTTTGTTGAGGGCATTGTTAAAATGGTTAGTATCGTGAAATGATGAGAAAAACCAAACGAAAAGAGTTCCTTCTTGGACAAGCAAGatataaacaaaaactgaaCAGAATAGCCAATGTAAAAAAGAGTGtaagaaatgagaaaataatgtacaagtgaaagtaaaaataattaggAAGTGATCATGTACATACCACCGTCTGCTGGGGTGTTGACACCAACACAAAAGTCTTGAAGAGCGCTTGGATCAGAAGCAATGGCTAATGGAAGTGTTATAGCCAAGAGAGATAGAACTGCAAGAAATGAGATAGTCTTCATcgccatatatttttttgaagggcggtagggttttttttgtttcttgaataAGTTTGTAGTGAAGAGGTAATAAGCTATGAGACATATAACCTCAATTTATAGATGAGGTGACGTGCTGAAATAGTTCATAGTCCATACACTTGCAAATCCAAGAAATTAACTAATGAATTTGACATTTGAATTggttaaattatttacattttctttcctCCACGACAGTATGTTTTGTGGtagtaatatatttaaattccaCAATACTAgaaaattcaaacttttaatatatgtatatatatatatatatatatatatatatatatataaataaacaNNNNNNNNNNNNNNNNNNNNNNNNNNNNNNNNNNNNNNNNNNNNNNNNNNAAATTATAGGTTAAAGATTGAATTCGTTGAATGATTCTTCTTTCCTCATCAGTTTGTCAATTTATTTTCACTGACTCGAACAAAGGTCAATGTGAACGTGCTGGGGTTTGTTAAAATGTGTAATGAGTTCGGATAAAATATAATgagttttgatataataaaaataaatttatatatacattttccaagtacaattatgaaataaatcctgacCTTTCCACTTATTTACAATACTGCCAttgagttaatttttaaaaagggtttaAGAAACGGATTGGGTTCGACAATTAAACATTACTAACAGATCAAGGTCCAAGCCCATTTCATTTATACATCTTGCTAACCCAAACTTTTTCCCcccaaatatttatattttctccaCCAATTTCGTAGCTTACATATCAATACACTTGCCTTCTTTGCCGATCTTATCCGAGATTTGTGTTGAAACCTCTTGATATCCAAATATTTGTGTTAAAAGTCAATGCAGTGAACACACTCAAATCTCTAAAACTAAGTTCGTTGAATGCATATATAGATACTAACCTCAATCTGTAATAAATGTTAGACGCCAAGTGCTGGTAGAGTACTTTGTTACATGTATGAACTTCaatctgaagaaacaaaaaccaacaGAAAGAACAAATTAACACAAAGTAAACCATTATTCATTACATTATGAATACAACTCAATGTCGTTTGAGATATCTATAAACCGTAATTGTACTTATCTTTCTCAAGGGTGTATTATTCATGTATACAGAACATAAAGATTGAATATTTGCTTCACATCATATTAGATCAATCCTCAAATAACGTCCATAGCTGATAACTTTACTGTGCGCCGCAATAGGTAAATTTAGTGTCCGACGCAATCCGATCCCAAACTGTTTCCTTATTTGATGAATTACAATCTTATAAACAATCAATATGATATGAGTATATTACATGggaaaaacaaaaccttgatcggaaacaaagaaatttatttataatatgaaataacaaattaatttaccTGGAACACATTATAATAGCTGAATCATCGATGGCCGTAAAAATTGCATCGCAAGTTTCCAAATTTTCAGATCTACAATCTGATTAACAACCAATCTTATTGAGAAGGAGAGACCCAACATAAAAttcacaaacaattttttacatAAATGACAGAGAGAAGAAATTAATTAACCTGGAACTATTTGATAATCAGCTCAGTTCTTGAATTCTGGTGATGAAACCGAtatgaaaccctaaaccctaaaccctaaaccctaaacattaTGGAGATGAAAGCTTCGAATATCAGATTCATATTATCAACGAAGTTCTGATTTCTCAGATTTACGATAACCAGATAGAGGAAGATgataaggaaaacaaaaattcagaCATAATTGTTGACTGATTTCTCAGATCCACCAAAACCAGATAGAGGAAGATGATAAGGGTAAAAAAATTCAGACATAATTTTTGATGGAGACTTTCTGCTTCACTCggtggagacaaaaaaaaaaaaaaaaaattgggcctTTCGTACAAAAAGANcaaaaaaaaagaaaagaaaattgggCCTTTCGTACAAAAAGACAGGAGTCCAAAATATTAGCCCGACCATACAGcaatgatataatattttattttatatatttctgatcaatactaataaaaaaacaattgatagaaatacaattatacaactatacaaacaaaaaatactcCACCACTTCAAATAAAttgcacaactataaatacaattttgttaaaATGATATATGGATTAAACAAcctaaattacaaaataaaataatagtataaacatataattataaaatatttaatataaaatactattaCTCCTACATTGTAAACAAAAGTAACTAATCACATAACACTATATTTGTTGACTCAAGTAAATTAAAAGGATATTCTCCCTATATAATAAAGCAAAAAATTACATGAAATTATACAAtccataattaatttattcaagctatagtatattttaaaattataaaagattttaattacatttatagattatattatttatttataaaaaaaatatagaccGGCGGTAAAACTGAAAAATTTAACAGCATGGGAAGTATTTACGGATATTACATTCCATAACATAATAGATACactattcattttcattttactaTAGTTTGATTGATGTAACGCTTTGACCATCAACTCTCTTAGTGGATCCCTTGTTTACTCTCAGGCTTATGGGTCTATCTTCTTTAAACATATGTAACCTTATTAATCAAAAAGTTTATAGTTTGGTAAATTAGTCAtggataattaaatttcaaataactaatataattattcaaagtTAATGATGTTGTTATTCAAAGTAAAGGTAAGACTTTAAGGATTTCTTTTACATGAACTCAACAGAAATACAAACCTTGTGAAAAAGACATTGTACGTTGCAGAGCTTCTCTCAACTAATAGAGTTAGCTAACACAAGTCTTGCTTCAAAAACATTTGTGggtatttatttttggatagttaattagaatattaaattcataatttgaaTATGTGATGATTTGCTTGGTTGGATGTGATTGTGTGGATTCACTTTTGTGGATATCTTACGCATGTGAAGTAAAATGAATGActtatggtttagggtttagggtttagggtttaggatttaagttTCAGGTATTAAGGATTATGTGGATGATGTGGATACTGTGGTCATGTGGGTACCAACAGAATTTGTGGATAGTACTAGTAATAattttaggatttagattttagggCTTATATGGATTTAGCGTCATTATTTTggatttaggggttagggtttaagaCTTATAGTTAGGGTTCAGGctacaacgacaacatcaatttatatttaGGTTTAAAATGTTTAGAGTTTTACAATTTTAGGATTTAGTTTTTAGGGCTTATGTGGATTTAGTGTCAATATTTTAGGTTTAGCATTtaagggttagggtttaggtcTTAGATTTAAGGTTtacaattcaacaacaacatcatatCCATATATTTTTCGTTATGTGGATACTAATAGAATTTGTGGATACTAGTAACACATGTCATCAATGAGAATATTATTTTGGTGGATGAGCAACCATGAACAATTGACACAACTGTATTTTCCCCTTTCTCATCATTTGAGATATCTTTCAAATACTAAAACCAAAAATGGTCATCCATATTTCTAAAAACATATTCAAATAGATAACTATTTATGGatacaatattttgttaatccatTATGCATCTAAATTAAGCTTAAAGTATGTAGACAAACAAtctatttcatattgaaatttcagttaaataaatttattaatttataattatttatttaatttagtttggacTTAGAAAATGTTGATTTGACTGTAAGCACTAattcaattgtatttgatttatattggactcataaattattttattttatttggaaacAATATGCAAACAATGTTTATCTACACGTTACAgttgaaatatattatttaaataaaatgaaaaacaaatgttgaagaaaaagaaccaaaaacaaaggataaagagaagagagagagagaaagagaaatgagaaggaaagagaaaatataaaaaataaatgttagaGATGAGTTAGGGGTGTATATGGTCATTTTACATGTTGAAAGTATAGTGATAGCACAAAatgggtgtgtgtgtgtgattaaACTATGAGAAAGTATGTGAGAATGCAAATATCCCTTTTAAATATGGGTTTGTTGGAGAGGTACGAAAACATATGAACCATGCATTGAGCTCATTTTATAGATGAGTAGAAATTTTGAACTAATCCATTCCAAAAATTGTGAACATATACACCtgtaaatctaaaaatataaatgtatatcAATTACAAGTCTGAATTATTCAAGAAATCGTGTTTCCTCAATGCACCATGTTCATGGACCATGGTGGTAATATTTCAATCGCACTAGATACGGGAAACTATaagaaaagttttaatttaaaatgaaaattattagtGTAGATAGATTTGATCTCTATATTTTAGCATTGATAGAACTTATCTCTATATTGTTCTTGTCATGTATAGATGTCGTAATCTCCAAGTATCTTTGGAATACGATCCTAACAAACTCTTGTATAAGTATGTGCTCTCTGCTGTGAATAAGAATCATCAGTTATCAcattctacatggtatcagagcaactgatccaaacataatttttattttcaacgcctccttcttcttcttccttaacgcaatctcttgttttttttcttttctttctctcatctctcttctctttctcatcatGGCATCTGAAGCCTCCTCTACCTCCTCTAAATCAGCCACTGTTTTTAACGTCGTTGAACCTCACAAAACGCTGATCTCTCTCAACATGAGCAACATCACTAAACTCACGCCCAACAACTTCCTCACTTGGCATCTCTAGATCCGCTCTTTACTCGAAGCACATGAACTTTACTGCTTTATTGCTGATGAAGACAACATACAATCAGAAACGGTCACCACTGATGCTGCTGCAACTCAGGTTAATCCTAACTTTGCTGCCTGGAAGCGTCAAGACAAGCTCCTCTTCAGCTCCTTGcttggatctctctctcttcatgtcCAGTCCATTGTTGCTCGCACCACAACCACCCGCAACAACTGGGAGATTCTCTCCAACACTTATGGGAAGTACTCACGTGGTCGCATCTGTCAAATCAGAGATCAACTCAAGGACAGTAACAAAGGTAACAAGTCTGTGAATGACTACGTGCGTGGTATTATTGACAAAACAGATCAGATCGCATTGGTTGATGAACCTTTACCACATGAAGACCTTCTTGACTACATTACCAGCAGCCTCAATGAAGACTACAGAGCTATTGTTGAAATGGTGCAAGAACGTGACACACCAATTTCTATTGATGAGCTCCAGGAAAAACGCATTGTGCGAGAAAACGCTTTGAAGGCTGCAGGTGAAACCAACAACATTTCTGTTCCTGCAACAGCAAATACGACACACCTCTCTCGTTAGACATATCTTGGTGGTTCTCACTCCTCTTGTGGTGGCTTTCGCCTCTCGCGACCTTACCTTGGACGGTGTCAAATCAGTGGTGTTCAAGGCCATGGTGCTAAACGTTGTCCGCAATATCACCAGCCCTCACCACAGTTCTCTTACCCTGCTCATCAATTCAACTTTTACTGCGGGTCTGCTCCTTCCTCGGCACCTCATCTGCCTCTTCCTGCTTCACAATGGCGTCCTCAGGCTCATCACACCACCAGTGGTTCCCATCCTAACCTCACTCCTTGGCTTCTTGATAGCGTTGCCTCTCATCACACTGCCAAACCTAACATAgtatcagagcccaaggttCAATTTCTGGTGGACCTAGAAAAAGCGACCTAGAAAATTGGATACGAacatgcctcttgttaacccAAGTAAGAggcccaagaaggggtttattatcggtccaagtggaatcggttcgagatggagttatcatctcgaggaggcgtgTTAAGTTCCATATTGGAAGTTTAAagagactatcattaatatataaagggttagggtcaatccACTAATTGCCAGTTGGTTTTTAGTTGGAAACCCAAAATAAGCCCAaatctaacatggtatcagagtctATACACGTTGGCCCATAAATTAGTCCGGCCCGGATAGAATCCCAATCATCCCATTAATTGATAATCCAAAGGAAGGCCCAATTCCATCGAGAGagctaaaaaaatatagtattatttcGAGGAGGCGTGATGGATTATGTTGAGATTAATGCCTAGAAATGTCATTATCTCAAGTGGGCGTGTGGATAAAAGATTCCATATTGAATAGATGTGAAGGGatttgagtaatatataaaaggttaggGACTTTTCACTTATTGCCAATTGATATGACTCGGTTGACGTTTGAAATGGCAAGTGTACTATTTTTTGTTCGATGATTATATTTTCTCAACTTGTCATGAATTTATACGTGCTAATAATTCCTATTTCATTTCCTCATGCAGCTGAGTAGGCACACGACTATATCAACTTACATATGTATGGAAATCAAAATCGATgaacataatttaaattaaagagATAATGCCTCTTGCgtgtatttttttcttgttttattaggAAGGCCTTTAGTGCTATTACGTAATACTAGGTTGATATtcgcgctacgccgcgggttgtaatttttccttctttctaaaaacttatttttttggggtttttttaaactaaattgaaattcaaattgttaaacttctatttttttgtttttgttttctaaaattataatttttgtacaatacaataaaagaagaaaaacaaagatttgtACTCTGTccctaaatttgtttttttaaatcccACTTTAATATGAACCCTtttttacaagaaaacatgctaaaataATTGGAATTAATCAAACCACATCTAAAAAAGAAGACCACAAAAACTACACTAATCAAAAGAGAGTAAAATGATCAAACTATTgacttatatagttatatataacaatgagaaccccaaaaaaaacaaaaacttttctatatataatctgAGTAAAAactgtaaatgtttttttaatgttgtagtCTCTTTAGCTTTCCTCTGCACTAAACTTGGAATCACACTACTTCGTTTTAATCTCCGGTTATTGCCAATTCGATTCCGAGTTGATGAAGACCGGTCGACCCAATTCTTGTCTTCTACAACAGCTTGGTTCCACCGTTCTTGAAAAGTTCGAAGCTCCCATGTTTGATTGCCTCCGTATCTGttcaagaaaacacacacaaattacACTCCTGCTCTACGGACAAAACCATTTTCATCATCGGGAAATAAACTCACTTCTGTTCTTGAATCAAAAGCCGGAGAACCTCGTTtctgtttatataaaaaaaaggtgatCAAAGTTGTGAGACGTCTGTTTATTTTACAGTCAGGAAATGAGTAATTGGATGTTAAAATAGTGCTTACCCGAGTCACATCACTGCAAGCTGAGTTCTGTAATAATTAGGAAGAGAGataattcaatatttggtatttTACAAGGGGAAGATGGAGGGGGAATTGAAGTAGAGTAGCTGACCTTCTTATCAGGATCATCACTTCCACCTAGTGTTTGAATGCCTTGATGAAAGATATATTTGCTATCGACAATGCCTACTTTGTTGCTACGGTCACCTATAACAACATTTAAAACCAATTCATCTAGAGAATGCAATCAGGTCACAATGCTAATAATGAAAGGTAGCGCTGTTGTGAGGTCTTAATGacgaagaaaacaagaaatggGGACTTTACCTGAGTACAGTACCCAAGTTTCATATCCATTCCCCAACCATGAACCAGATCATTCTGCAAACcgcaaaaaaaataacaataagtTGGATGCAATTTCATTTAAAAGTTAACAGATTATCTTGTGTATAAATGTTCATCTTGTAAAATTACTTGTATTAGATTCCAAGTGCAAAACCAGGCAGATCTCGAAAACACTGGAGCCATTCCTTCAACAAATctggaaaaacagagaaacaatgACATAAATGCACGGCTCACCAAGTCATACACAAAGGATTAAACTAGAATCTTAGTCGAGAGAAAAAGTCGAGCGAGTGAGAGTCACGCGCGGCGATTTTTTCTCTCCCCcagatccttcttcttctgaccACAAGCTCGTGCTCCGATCTGGGTCCTCCGTCAATTCCGGTGACTGCGAGGACCCCTCGGCCCATGGTTCTTCATTCGTGACTCTTTGCATGTTACCGGCGAGGCTGATGGACGGAATCAAGGGAGCGGTGGAGAGGAGAAGAATCCGCGAGACGCCGCTGGTAAGAGCTCTACCGGAGGAGTTGCTACGCGGAGCGGAAGAGGGAGATTCACGGCGACGAACGAGAGAAGAAGGTAGATAGATCGGAGGATTGGAGATTTTGGAGGCTTCACGGGATCGGTTATGATAGGGGAGGTAGTCTCCGATCCGGCggagctaagccaccgtcgaaggTCCGCTCATCTACTCCCTGCTGCCTCTTTTCTCTCACGACTGAGCGTGAAAACCTCCTCGACGAAGGGCAGATcggatctcttcctcctcccCAAAACGGCTCTACGGTGGCAGGATGGCaaacggatcttggatcaccatctctGTTCGGCTACCGTCGTCCAGGCTCACCGGAGGTCCTGTTCCGGCTGAGTATCCGCAAGTATGGGCGGCGGCTGCAAACGAGTTTTTCGTTTTGCAGATTAGGGTTTCACGGTCCCCGGTTAAGTTCGGTTTGTGAACCCGGCCGGTTTTGTTCCATCGGTTTAGTTTTGGTTAACTGTAAATGAGTTGGACCCTTGGGATAATTGTAAAATGGGCCTACTCCGGAAATAGCCCATTGGgcattatattttataaattgaataccctttaacaaaaaaaaaaaaaaaaaaaaaaaaNGGGCAGATcggatctcttcctcctcccCAAAACGGCTCTACGGTGGCAGGATGGCaaacggatcttggatcaccatctctGTTCGGCTACCGTCGTCCAGGCTCACCGGAGGTCCTGTTCCGGCTGAGTATCCGCAAGTATGGGCGGCGGCTGCAAACGAGTTTTTCGTTTTGCAAATTAGGGTTTCACGGTCCCCGGTTAAGTTCGGTTTGTGAACCCGGCCGGTTTTGTTCCATCGGTTTAGTTTTGGTTAACTGTAAATGAGTTGGACCCTTGGGATAATTGNNNNNNNNNNNNNNNNNNNNNNNNNNNNNNNNNNNNNNNNNNNNNNNNNNNNNNNNNNNNNNNNNNNNNNNNNNNNNNNNNNNNNNNNNNNNNNNNNNNNNNNNNNNNNNNNNNNNNNNNNNNNNNNNNNNNNNNNNNNNNNNNNNNNNNNNNNNNNNNNNNNNNNNNNNNNNNNNNNNNNNNNNNNNNNNNNNNNNNNNNNNNNNNNNNNNNNNNNNNNNNNNNNNNNNNNNNNNNNNNNNNNNNNNNNNNNNNNNNNNNNNNNNNNNNNNNNNNNNNNNNNAAGGAACAAAACGCATGACAACAAACGCTTCATAGTCTAATCCAAACGTTGAGAGATTCATGGAACTGTCGAACAAAGCAATACTCACCAACACTAAAAGCAGGACTCACTAACAGCTCATATGAAAAAGCACAACTCAATTCAATAATCCGAACCTTATTTAATGCCTGATTTCTTACAATGATCAATAAGAACCGGAGGTGAAGAAACAAGATTTAATTCAATGAAATCCTCAATATAACACATTACAAAATCTTGATGaaactaacaaacaaacaaatatcagGCACAAGAAGTATTCCCCAATATAACAAACTACAAAATTTTGATGATTCcaacaaagacaacaaacaaattgcaaATTCCAAGTACCAGAAGAAAGAAACCCGTCGTCTTCGATTCggggaagaagaagttgagaatcaATACCAGAATGACACATAAACTGTTTCTCTATCATTACCTCTCTGTTAACACAAACCAGATGAATCAAAGTCGAACTGAATCCggaaagaaagatttgaagattCACTTACCCAGAATCGGAGAGGAGAAATATACATTGAAGCATCTCTTCCTACGATGCACAAATCTGAGATTGCTTCGTGAAAAGTAGAAATctaattagaaagaagaagaagaaatcaagcaTCGAAGAAGAGAATAAATCAGCTGACATGTAGATTCTGGTAGAtcgaagaaaaacaaaagaccacgtcgaagaagagaaaacaaaaacgacgacggagaagaagaactcgaagaatagaaaaaaacacTCACACGTTCACTTCTATTTTCGTTAGTACACGTATGACTAAATTTAGATGAgctgtattaattaaaatgttttcattGGTTACCTATTTTTACTGATGTGTCAGTCTCTGGTTCAATACAGAAGCTGAGGTGTCAACTGGAGAGAAACTCCCTAGTACTTTTATAGTATTGATTTAACTTTGTCACATTCACATAGTTTCAACCCATCGATTGTGAATCTGTCGTTGAATATGTGTGTTCACGCGTAATACGATAGCTAGGCATGACTCCTCTGAtcatcaaagttttgatttctcCAAATTAGTTTAACCAGGTCTGGCCCGTCCATAAGGTAGCTAAAGCATGTGCTTTAGGCCACCGattataaaatagttttaaaggCCACACATGTGATAACAATATAGTCTAGTGATTCCCCTTTCATGTTATATCATGCAATTTTACAGTTCGACTCCACCTAGCCTTCTTCTTTTACGTTTTTACAGTTATTTATATGCAATAttaattgaaaacaaattaCCCTAAATAATAATTAGGCCACTAAACTTTTTAAACTTTAGGCCATAGgccactaaattttttaagcTTTAGGCCACATCAGAGTAACACTTATAACGACAGGGTGTTTAGGCCCTGAGTTTAACACTTATAATTTCAGAATGAGAGAAAGTTAAGTTACGTAAGTTACTTGCCAGGGTACCTTAAACCTGGTAAAAGCGATATGTTTGTAACATAACGTTTCATACTAAGTGAAATTtcacatattaaaataaataaataaaaagtttcttGACAGCTTTTACAGTGAATAATTATACACATTAGAAAATCGAAATTAGGGTTCTCGTGTAGATGCTTGAGTGACCATTTGCTCCTCTATTATCTTGACGTAAGTCACCATATTGAAGGAAAATAAGTGCTAACGTAAATCTATGTACAGTGAACATGGGAGTATCAGACAGAATCTCAACCATCTCGGCTTCAGATCTTGTTTGAATCGAGTATTCATCGTCAATCACAACGACCGCCACGGCGGAACACGCTTTTTTCCTCTACGGGTCTTCGCCATGAAGAGAATTCGAAAGAATTTGAGAGAATTTGGAAAAAAGAATTTTAGGGTTAGGGATTATGTTTTCGGTTCGAGAATTGGATTCAATTTGGGGATTCTTTAGTTAGAACGATGTTGTTTTGTCATTAATAAGACGTTGTCTTTTTGGCTAAACGGAAGCCGTTAACGGTTTGTTAACCCGTCTATTAGCTTCTAACATAAATTTAACTACGTGCTTAAAACAGGGAGATCAAAGAAAGTTCCATATTTTTCGGTTAAGTCAACCTAAAGTTGGAGATTAAAAACGACATCTCAAAAGTTAGGAATATTTTATCCCAAATTTGAAACTTGGGGATTTTTATGGCATTTTTCCCGATATCTAAAGTCTTTTAAG from the Camelina sativa cultivar DH55 chromosome 12, Cs, whole genome shotgun sequence genome contains:
- the LOC104732942 gene encoding uncharacterized protein LOC104732942, whose product is SGSWLGNGYETWVLYSGDRSNKVGIVDSKYIFHQGIQTLGGSDDPDKKNSACSDVTRKRGSPAFDSRTEVSNQTWELRTFQERWNQAVVEDKNWVDRSSSTRNRIGNNRRLKRSSVIPSLVQRKAKETTTLKKHLQFLLRLYIEKFLFLFGSVMRGNAIKKPRSEVRMGTTGGVMSLRTPL